Genomic segment of Flavobacteriales bacterium:
TGTGCATACGTGCACCCTTAATTTCTATGACTTTTTGCTTGTTATCCGACATACTTTTGACGTAACAAAATAACCGCTTTAAATACTTTTTAAAGTATTGTTTTTAAAAATATTTTGTTTTTTCAAAAAAAGAGTTCTACCTTAGTGGAAAGTTTTAAAAAGTTATTTGCCTATTGACATAGTACCTCTACTCTAAAGTTAAGTTTAATCCGCTGGTTATCAGCATTCTATTAAAAGGAGGTATTATGAAACATGAAATTAAAGATCGTACTTTAATTAAGCAGTACATTCAAGGAAACGAGGCTTGCCTTGAAATGCTTATCAACAAACACAAAAACAAAGTTTTCACTACTATTTTGTTGATTGTAAATGATCGATACATAGCAGAAGATTTGTTTCAAGAAACCTTTATTAAAGTTATAAAAACCTTTAAATCGGGAAAATATAACGAAGAAGGTAAATTTCTACCATGGGTAATTCGCATTGCGAGAAACTTGGCTATAGATCATTTTCGAAAATCCAAAAGAATGCCAACAATAACTACGGAAGATGGCGAGGATGTGTTCAGAACTATTGAAATTGATTATACCAATAGAGAAGAGCAATATGTAAAATCTCATACAGAGCAAACGGTTCGAGATCTTATCAACCTGCTACCTGATGAGCAAAAACAGGTGCTTGTTTTGAGACATTATGGCGATTTAAGTTTTAAGGAAATTGCCGATTTAACAAATGTAAGTATAAACACTGCTTTGGGCAGAATGAGATATGCTTTGAATAATATGAGAAAATTAATTGCAGAGAAATCAATTTCATTGCAATAAATGTTCATCAGTAAACGTTCATGAAGTAGATTTTTAAAATTTACTTTATGGATTATACATCTACTCTTAATAAACTTATTCAACATTCTTACGGCGAACTCTCTGAAAATGAAAGTATTTTATTTCAAAACGAGATTAGTCAATCGGTTGAAATGCAGAGCATACAAAGTCTTTTGGACGAAATTAAATCTTGCTT
This window contains:
- a CDS encoding sigma-70 family RNA polymerase sigma factor, producing the protein MKHEIKDRTLIKQYIQGNEACLEMLINKHKNKVFTTILLIVNDRYIAEDLFQETFIKVIKTFKSGKYNEEGKFLPWVIRIARNLAIDHFRKSKRMPTITTEDGEDVFRTIEIDYTNREEQYVKSHTEQTVRDLINLLPDEQKQVLVLRHYGDLSFKEIADLTNVSINTALGRMRYALNNMRKLIAEKSISLQ